The Glycine soja cultivar W05 chromosome 9, ASM419377v2, whole genome shotgun sequence sequence GATGGACCTGGTTATATGGAGGATATCTCTGGTTTGTTGAGTAATGTGCTACCATCCTCATTGAAGGATGTTAAGTGTGTGGAGAGCATAttgttttcttccttcaatccTCCCCCAAGATATAGAAGGTAACTCAAGAAATGCTCTCTTAAGTTGATAGCACTTCATATTTGTGTTCTGTTTAAAGGAAGTTGATAAGGTTTTCTGTGCTTTTTAGGCTTGTTGAAGATTCATTTTATTTGGATGTGACAACGCTGGAGGGTAATGTGTTTTGTATAACGGGAAGTACAAGGATGTTTTATGTTAACTCGTGCACCACAAAGACTTTTGACCCAAGGCCAAGCAAAGCTACCCTTGAAGCAACAACTCTTGCTACTCTCTTGCAAAAGATTAGCCCCAGGTTCAAAAAAGGTAACAAAGTGTATTTTATTACTCATTGACTTAAGACTTAAATTTTCCAAATTTGGGCTTTGAGAGCCTAAACTTATATCCTTTCTTCAATTATGAAGCTTTCCACGAAATTTGGGAGCAGAAAGCTGCTGCACATTGTTTTGAAAAGGAGCAGCCTGTATTGATGCCTAATTTGTGGCTTGGGTCATACCCAGTTCCTGGTGAGCCATCTCTGGAAATTTGTTTCATCAGTGTTATCTTTTCAATTCTATACATTATAGTAACTTGTGCTCCAGGGGTTGGATAATCAGGTTGCTCTTCCTTAAGTGGTAtcattttctcattttcatatagtaatttgtgtcaaataattttaaattttgctgTATTTGCATGTGTGTGTGTCATATCGTATTTGTATTGTATCTATGCTTCCTAGCAGTCCAACTGACCCAACATTCATTTCATGCTTCGTTTATGTCTGACAATTGGTGTTATAAATACTTgttgaatataaattttgacaGCACTTTCTGTGTTAAATAGTAGTcattttttgaagtttttatgctaacctgttttttttatttatttattcattggtCCCCACACAGATGCGATTCAGACAGGGCTGAGAATTCAGTAACTCTTTTATATGGTAGCGAGCCACTTGGCATGCCAAGAGAGTGGAATGAGGAGTTGCAAACATGTCGAGAATTTCTCCATACAACTCCACTTGAGAGGTACCTTTTACTTTCTCATTCATAACCTGGTGATTTTAAAGGAATGAATGTTCTTTAGTTTTTTCTGTTGGTGATGACCTGACACATTCATTATCTCTGCTTCTTGGATGAGTTTTCCGTTACTGCAGGCTTATGCGGGATAGGGCACTTTATAGAGTGACATCAGACTTCGTTGATGCAGCAATTAGTGGTGCTGTTGGAGTGATTAGTGGCTGCATTCCTCCAATAAACCCAACTGACCCAGAACATTTATACATGTTAGTAGGACCTTCCATTttaaaacttgtgctatttatCCAATATATTATTGACGCATCAATGttttttaattgtgttttgGCAATAGGTTCCTGcacaacaatatattttttagtttttctgttgaTACGGACCTTCAGAAGTTGTTAAAGAAATCTACAGATGATAATTCACAAACATGGAGTACAGGCACCCCACACAGTTCTTCTGAAAAATCTTGTGACTTCCAGGTTCCTAATGGGGGGAATAATGATGGTTCAAGCTCAGAAGATAGTATCAATGATACGTGATAGTAAAGAAGCTGGCTTTGAGGGCCACAACCTCCAGACACAAGAAGGGATAAACTCAGGGAAATTTCATTGCTATCTGCCTTATTATATTGCTTCTCTATTTATACTGTTAATTGGAATAACAGAATTTGTGATTCTGCTCTATCCTATCCTAACAGAATTGGGATTGCACAAGCAAATGGCAAGCATTGTCGTAGTGGTGCGCCCCCTACAGGATGCGCCAGCTCAGCAAAGTTAGTTAACAAAGTCCCTGAGGTAAGCAGGAGTGGTTGTCCTCCTTCTGGGTCTTGCTTCAGGTAATGGTGCCTATGTAGTGTTGCTGCTATCAATCAATGACATGGAAGTTATTCAAGATATTCCTCCTGAAGCTGAACTGGCTGAGAGTGATGTGGCCACATATGCTTCTTTAAACAATGATTTGAATGGCACAAAGGCTGACCAGGAAGCTGATGTCCCAGGACTTCACAATCTTGCTGTGGCTATAATTGACTACAAGATTTTTTCATTGGTGAGAAAATCAATTCTCAATATTTCAACACACACGATTTGTTATGTATGTGCATGTCATAAGGTGATTAATGGTAATGACAAaaggttttttgttttataagatAATGACAAAAGGTTTAAAACGTGTTTTTGTATGATTTTATCCATATTTAATTACTAGTGTTGTGCCTGCTAAACAGTGAGAACATCAGGGTCACTATCACCATTTGAAGGACAGCTCTGCTAGCTCTAGACTAGAAGATTTTACTATTATTCCTGACTGAAATTATTTGGCCACGTTTATTTTACGGTTATTTTACTTAATCCAAAGATTCTAATTAAGTTCTAAGTGTCTTATTAACAGGGAGCATATCAATAATGGATCAAGAGtcttcaataatttttactattaaatatatttaaacattcAAAGAGTTCCCAGACAATTCTTTTAAGAATATTTAGTACATAACGTTTAATATATTATACTCtatctttgaattcttttagtTGATTTCCTAGTTCTGCTATATCAGGAAACGGGAGAAGGTAAAAGGATAAAAACCGTAACTATATATGATTCTATGAAATACGTAACAAGTTGCTCTAAAATGTTAGTGTCAGAAATTTAAAAAGTACGTACATTAAATTATACATTTGGGCTTGAATCTACTCAGCCTCTGGCTCATCTAGCAGAACTTGTTTGTGtttatcataattttcttgCCTCACTTTATCATGTTTTAGCTTCATCTCTTTAACTCCCCCTTTGAGCTATCCCGTTTCTTTCTGTGTTTGTGATGTGCAGGATGGTCAACAATATGCTGCACAATATCCATATTCTGTTTTTTATGTCCATACTTGTGcatttctttatgaacatggtgtaaatcatcaaaataatcggAGTTCCTTTCAGAATGCTTGTGCATATGCTCATAAGTGGTCCTTCGCCTATTTTGAGCACTATAGTTAGAGTGCCTAAGTTCTTGCTTATGATGTTTGTTATCATGAATATGGTGATGCCCCTTGTCAATTTTGAATCTACGTTTATCCATGATGATTTGTTCATCAGCGCCTAAGATATCCTCCCACCAGTCATACAAAGGATCAAATAGACCTTTCTGGTGCAAAAGCCATAATAGCACAAGCACTACAATTCAAAGAAGagagtatttattttaagttgttctgctgaattttcaaattataatatactaATGGACATTGAATAGAAGTCATACCTGTCGGAAAAATTGTCAAAAACAGACCAAACATCATTACCCAACTCAAGCAAACATATTGTATGTGGCACTTGAAGTCAAAAAACCCAGAGCATTTTTCTCTGTTCTCCCACCCAAACCGAGGAACAAGGAAGAGATTTGATCAAATAATTAGTTAAGACAGATGAATCAATATTAAGAAAAGGTTATGATTAAGAAAGCAACATATAGTTATTGATCTTCCAATACCCTGCTTCAATTGTAGGTGATTTATACTCAagtttataacaaaatatttaaatcacttaagaataaaaatatggcACAAACTCAGTATCAATTTACCACATTTCAAAGAACATGAAGAAAATAcgaaaaaaatttatccaaatgcAACTAAAGAACAATCTCGAATAAGTGCACTAACTTTTGTTTCATTCTGTTACTGAATAGATTGTTGAATAATAGTTTGTGCATAAAATAATCCTAGTTTTAATCCTTTATGTTATTAATGACAAAATATTCGAATGATTGCCTTCATGAAAAGTAAAATGCATTCCAATTGTTCACAGAAGCCAGTGCTACTCATCCGTGTTTGATAAGTAGAATTTCAAAACATATGGGTGGTGttgataaagaaatatatattcatatacTGATCAAAGCAACTCAATATTCCCcatgaataaaatatacaaaatttcaagaaaatcatattttctatattttaaatgttggaatttaaattttataacttgcAAATGAAAAGTATAGTTGAAGATAATACCTACAAGTTTTTCCAGTGATAAATTCTGTTAAGCTTCTCCATATTTTATTCCATATGCTTTCGATAGAATCAAAGAAACTATTTATACTGGCCTCTGGTGGTTGAAAAGGCATACCCTGCAGTAATAGATGATTTAGTATTTCACAATTTGTTGTCATAACATCACcaataattaacatattttgTGAAGAATCAGAAGACTAACTTTCTAATGAACTTATCTACGGGGAACAATTCTACAATATCAAATTCATGTCTCAGACTCGGACTGATCTGCTATTGATTACCTAGAGCTTATTACTAACCATTTTAAGtaattagaaacaaaatattaaatgtatttatgtAGTGATACTGCAGATAAAAGAACTGCTGTAAAGTCTTCTTTGTCGTCCTGTCCAACAGTTCAAAATAACTATAGTTGTTAAAGTTTGATAAAAAGACCAATGGGCAATGGTGAAACATAGTATCAAGATTTTAGAAAGTTTCACGTTTTATGAGAATACAAATCTGGGTCAGATACATGGATTAAATAATACCATTGTGTTCATGCCATAGAAAATAAAGCATACTAAATTCAGGTACCAGGAAAGAACATACATGTGTGTCGTTGTCAAGAACGGTTGCCGTAGTAGCAAATTGACATTCAGCTCTATCAACTTCATTATAATCAGAATCCTTTAATACGACTTCATccaaaaaacccaaaaaaaggACACAGTAAATGTTAATGTGTTCCTTATCCTCGGAATAGATAACGTATAAATCCAAAGCTTCAACTTTACCcgcacaaaaatattttgaagccTGATCAGTGCTTGGGTAGATTTTGCATGATTGGGTTGTAACCTCATTTGGcttcattattaaaaattgcTCCTGAACCATGTTTAcaagcaaacaagaaaaaacataatagaAGACCTATGGaagtatagaaaaaaaaaggggcaaaAAACAAACTTCTGGCATATGTTTTAGCATAATACCTCCATCAGGGTGATATCCTTGGAGCAATTAAACTGCAAGACAACACAATGTAGCAAAGCTAAAACTACAGCTTGTTGGACCCTAAGGAAAATGACTACAATGCATGCCTCAAATATATTTGAACCTAATTTTGTAACCATAATAAAACTAAAGCATCAGGAGTAGCATGCATCTGTTAAATTCCTATTCATGTCATGCAGTCAATTCAACTAACTAGAGATAATTTAACCAAATAACAATTTTGCCCCTGAATGTTATGGAACGCAAGGAGGAAGTGATATGTGGTGTGCGACTTTTAGGTACCATGATAATTAAACAATCATGTCCTCATATCAACAATGAGCACAGGtcagaaaaatttataaaaaatttatcacaaCCCAGTTTCCTATCAGAcattataaggaaaaaaatagaaaagaacttCACTAACACTTTCAAGCCTTAAAGAACTGtgccataaaaattaatataattcataTCTAACAttgaataccaaaaaaaaaaaaatcaaatcaaacattcCATTGTCCAAGTATAAGGAGCATTGGATAACAAAGACAAATGCCATGAAACACATTATAGCGAAGGAAACTACCGTCAAACTATATGACGCTTCCACCTCACCGGTATTCTTAGTTGTGATTGTAGCAACACCAAATTGAGTTAGGGCTTCAAATGTAGGGACGCTAACACTTATTATCTTTCCTGGGCTCCTAGAGAAAAAGAACCATGTCAGACAAATTTAGAAAAGCTTTTTTTACTATGAAAACAATAATGCTGCTGGACATTATAGGTTTCTAAAACCAAAAATCACACCCTAGCATCAATAGAAACAAAATTGGCTACATTGCAGAAACTTCTCACaatcatttttcaaatattttctctGCCCATctcattttcaaaatgtatACATCCATTTATGATCAGGAACTTCATTATTGGCAATTCGTATTCAGCATATGAAAAAGTGATAGGTAACGGCCTTCCACCCcccaccaaaaaagaaaagaaaaatagagttcaACATCATATGGTAAAACAATTTTGTCAGTGAATGACTACAAAGTCCAACATCTCAAAATGATTTTGTCATCTTACAATCTCATTCAAGATAACAAATCAATTTTACACATCAACTTTCACATGGAAATAttacaaaaagaacaaaagtttCAAGTCACTCGTGACTGTTTTGAAATCATATGTAGATATCAAGTAAATATTATACCTTTGATAAACATACTCTACATCATTCGCACTTAATTCTAGCACAAGGTTTGTACTAAGAACCTCTGTAAttcctatggagaaagaatAACTCCCAGCACTCTgcagacaaataaaataaaataaataatttctaatagaagacactatattaaatataaatacaacATTATTCCAACGTAACTGGATGTTGGTTTATTCTTTCAAACCTTCCTTCCAAACCATAGAGCGGCACTTGATTCCTACTTATTCGATTCAGGTCAGCCTGTTAAGGACAAGaaagtttctttcaaattttcaacAACTATCAATGAAGTTTTTCTCCAAATCCATTTTGCAAAaatagaagtgaaaagaaaatgacaaaaatgaaaccaaaaaagcAAGATGAGAATAagaattaaagaagaaaaaaattattgttgaagtACCAACCTCCCGAAAATTCCATAATTGATTATGCAAGCAGGTCCAAAAGGGAGAAGAGCAAAAGTTTGGTTGTTGATTAAAAGCTTCATAGCTGACACCAATTTTGTTACATTCAATACCATCTAAGGTAAATCTCACTCTCTCAAGCAGCATCCACATAGAAATGTTTCTCCCCAAATCCTGTGGTTGCCCAGGGCTGCCCTGTCAcaagaaaaattgtaaatattgtGTTTAAGCTTATAACAGTTGTGAATCATGCCGAAAGTATGTAAAAGTAGTTCATCACTGTTTTCTTCCATAACTACAGCAGTAATGCCAAGATTAATGTGTGTGATTTGCATTAAAAATGGGAAATAAGGTCAGTCATTAAAAGAAATGCCTAAACTAGTGGGGGAGACTGCAGTGACTAAATAGAGCACATGGCTCTACAGACTTGCAATTGCAATATATCAGCCtccttataattatatttttctaatatgaTTTCAGGTTGCAAGAATTCTTCATTGAGTAGCTATATATGCATATGGCTACAATGTTGACATTTTTTGCAAGAACACATCTTGGTACCTCCAAGCTAATCAACATACAAAcaagagcttgaagaggaaaaacCATTTTTCACATAACCTAGAATGATAAGGAGGTTCATATAGCCTTACATTAAATATCAGTCCCTTAATACTATATCATACTTGTACACCATTGATTGGAATATGCAATAAATGGTATTTTTGTGTCACATTAATTGTGCACGAGGAAGTATAATTTTGTATAACTCCAAAAATAACAGTCATGACCATGTTTTCAAGTCTATCCATAATGCAGTGACCTCTCAAAATTTAGAATTGTACGATTAACAAACATGATAATAATTGATTCAATCAATGCATTCTACACTATTTttctctgattttttttataatttatttctctGATATTTGTAAAGATAGCTAGCTCCATTTATTATtcattgtaaaattttattatattccaATTCATAAAAACATGTTCCACAATTTGTTTGCAAAAGACCAATATCCAAAAAGTATCTAAAGGGGAGTTGTAACTTTTAAGtaacaaaaaattcaagaaaCCAATCTAACATACcaattatttatcttaattgAACCTCAATTTTGTTATAACTAAAGTCAATAGAGGTCAATTACGGTGAAACCAGTCAAACAAGCATACCTGCCTTGGTACGACCAGATAGAAATCCTCAAAAGATGGTATATTTGTATACCCAACAAAATCTCCAATAAGATTAACCCTCAAAAATTTATCATCAGAGATCACTGTTCTGTTTTCAGGACCCACAAACACTTCCTGCCGGCCAAATTATGTGTTAGATACACagaaatggtaaaaaaatattcctGACATGACTCATTGAGTGCATTTACATCTATTATATGCTATGTGAAATGTGATACCAAAAACTTGATGCAGAAGACAACATTTGAATAAATCAGAAAACTAAGAGAACATGTAGAAAATTGTAAACCAACATATCCAGCATCATGAGACAAAATACATAGTCTATGGAAAAAGATGCTTGTCaggtttaaatttaatattgttgCATAAGGAAACCAATAATTACATACCGAAACTTTAGTTCCACTCTTCACCTGTATTCGAACACTAAATCCCAATGTTCGCCGCCCAATGCCAAAAACATGAAACCTGAATTGAATTAGAGAGAGGGGGGGAAGGAAATCTAAGTTGTGACTGATGATTAAAACAAAGAAGTCACTTTTTACTTTGGCAAATTTCAGAGGTGATTACAATTAAAACATGACATGATGAAAAAACTACACTATAACTAATCTTAAATAACAATGTTTCTTCATAAAATTGTTAGAATATCAGGGTATTTAATACTAAGCagtattttttagttaaattataatattcgtACATGATCAGTGTTAAGAGTTGAATTTTACTAGTTATATTTCATAACCTAtatgattaatataatataGCTAGGGGTATAATACATCAATATACTCCACTGCACTTTTATCCCCTTTCTATCTAATCCCTAAAATTACAACAAACTTAAACCTATTTGATTATTGCAATTGACACTTTTTAAAAA is a genomic window containing:
- the LOC114366915 gene encoding protein HAPLESS 2-like isoform X4, with the protein product MELEKCEKNSNSEDNLNCTTKIVLNMAVPSGSSGGEASIVAELVEVEENSSRKMQTLRIPPVITVNKTSAYALYQLTYIRDVPYKPEEYYVKTRKCEPDAGANVVKICERLRDEEGHIIEYTQPICCPCGPQRRMPSSCGNFFDKLTKGKANTAHCVRFPGDWFHVFGIGRRTLGFSVRIQVKSGTKVSEVFVGPENRTVISDDKFLRVNLIGDFVGYTNIPSFEDFYLVVPRQGSPGQPQDLGRNISMWMLLERVRFTLDGIECNKIGVSYEAFNQQPNFCSSPFWTCLHNQLWNFREADLNRISRNQVPLYGLEGRFERINQHPSAGSYSFSIGITEVLSTNLVLELSANDVEYVYQRSPGKIISVSVPTFEALTQFGVATITTKNTGEVEASYSLTFNCSKDITLMEEQFLIMKPNEVTTQSCKIYPSTDQASKYFCAGKVEALDLYVIYSEDKEHINIYCVLFLGFLDEVVLKDSDYNEVDRAECQFATTATVLDNDTHGMPFQPPEASINSFFDSIESIWNKIWRSLTEFITGKT
- the LOC114366915 gene encoding protein HAPLESS 2-like isoform X1 — its product is MELEKCEKNSNSEDNLNCTTKIVLNMAVPSGSSGGEASIVAELVEVEENSSRKMQTLRIPPVITVNKTSAYALYQLTYIRDVPYKPEEYYVKTRKCEPDAGANVVKICERLRDEEGHIIEYTQPICCPCGPQRRMPSSCGNFFDKLTKGKANTAHCVRFPGDWFHVFGIGRRTLGFSVRIQVKSGTKVSEVFVGPENRTVISDDKFLRVNLIGDFVGYTNIPSFEDFYLVVPRQGSPGQPQDLGRNISMWMLLERVRFTLDGIECNKIGVSYEAFNQQPNFCSSPFWTCLHNQLWNFREADLNRISRNQVPLYGLEGRFERINQHPSAGSYSFSIGITEVLSTNLVLELSANDVEYVYQRSPGKIISVSVPTFEALTQFGVATITTKNTGEVEASYSLTFNCSKDITLMEEQFLIMKPNEVTTQSCKIYPSTDQASKYFCAGKVEALDLYVIYSEDKEHINIYCVLFLGFLDEVVLKDSDYNEVDRAECQFATTATVLDNDTHGMPFQPPEASINSFFDSIESIWNKIWRSLTEFITGKTCREKCSGFFDFKCHIQYVCLSWVMMFGLFLTIFPTVLVLLWLLHQKGLFDPLYDWWEDILGADEQIIMDKRRFKIDKGHHHIHDNKHHKQELRHSNYSAQNRRRTTYEHMHKHSERNSDYFDDLHHVHKEMHKYGHKKQNMDIVQHIVDHPAHHKHRKKRDSSKGELKR
- the LOC114366915 gene encoding protein HAPLESS 2-like isoform X3 gives rise to the protein MELEKCEKNSNSEDNLNCTTKIVLNMAVPSGSSGGEASIVAELVEVEENSSRKMQTLRIPPVITVNKTSAYALYQLTYIRDVPYKPEEYYVKTRKCEPDAGANVVKICERLRDEEGHIIEYTQPICCPCGPQRRMPSSCGNFFDKLTKGKANTAHCVRFPGDWFHVFGIGRRTLGFSVRIQVKSGTKVSEVFVGPENRTVISDDKFLRVNLIGDFVGYTNIPSFEDFYLVVPRQGSPGQPQDLGRNISMWMLLERVRFTLDGIECNKIGVSYEAFNQQPNFCSSPFWTCLHNQLWNFREADLNRISRNQVPLYGLEGRFERINQHPSAGSYSFSIGITEVLSTNLVLELSANDVEYVYQRSPGKIISVSVPTFEALTQFGVATITTKNTGEVEASYSLTFNCSKDITLMEEQFLIMKPNEVTTQSCKIYPSTDQASKYFCAVVLKDSDYNEVDRAECQFATTATVLDNDTHGMPFQPPEASINSFFDSIESIWNKIWRSLTEFITGKTCREKCSGFFDFKCHIQYVCLSWVMMFGLFLTIFPTVLVLLWLLHQKGLFDPLYDWWEDILGADEQIIMDKRRFKIDKGHHHIHDNKHHKQELRHSNYSAQNRRRTTYEHMHKHSERNSDYFDDLHHVHKEMHKYGHKKQNMDIVQHIVDHPAHHKHRKKRDSSKGELKR
- the LOC114366915 gene encoding protein HAPLESS 2-like isoform X2, giving the protein MAVPSGSSGGEASIVAELVEVEENSSRKMQTLRIPPVITVNKTSAYALYQLTYIRDVPYKPEEYYVKTRKCEPDAGANVVKICERLRDEEGHIIEYTQPICCPCGPQRRMPSSCGNFFDKLTKGKANTAHCVRFPGDWFHVFGIGRRTLGFSVRIQVKSGTKVSEVFVGPENRTVISDDKFLRVNLIGDFVGYTNIPSFEDFYLVVPRQGSPGQPQDLGRNISMWMLLERVRFTLDGIECNKIGVSYEAFNQQPNFCSSPFWTCLHNQLWNFREADLNRISRNQVPLYGLEGRFERINQHPSAGSYSFSIGITEVLSTNLVLELSANDVEYVYQRSPGKIISVSVPTFEALTQFGVATITTKNTGEVEASYSLTFNCSKDITLMEEQFLIMKPNEVTTQSCKIYPSTDQASKYFCAGKVEALDLYVIYSEDKEHINIYCVLFLGFLDEVVLKDSDYNEVDRAECQFATTATVLDNDTHGMPFQPPEASINSFFDSIESIWNKIWRSLTEFITGKTCREKCSGFFDFKCHIQYVCLSWVMMFGLFLTIFPTVLVLLWLLHQKGLFDPLYDWWEDILGADEQIIMDKRRFKIDKGHHHIHDNKHHKQELRHSNYSAQNRRRTTYEHMHKHSERNSDYFDDLHHVHKEMHKYGHKKQNMDIVQHIVDHPAHHKHRKKRDSSKGELKR